The Branchiostoma lanceolatum isolate klBraLanc5 chromosome 10, klBraLanc5.hap2, whole genome shotgun sequence genome has a window encoding:
- the LOC136443480 gene encoding uncharacterized protein encodes MKELHDESDTCQSNIDAENSKNGTSKENDDHPIEVGGSIDGMPFVMESSFARSLQQRTNLMRQSKVEQSTDSDSDAPKTELRRHLLENGIAGGRHDYHRLPEEAGDFASGTSSDLQSAHSEIEHPQHYSNMPRHQQINDLARKLEDSGIGFANSDLIHERENGLTPLSSDGSVRTPSSTEEHRDVLEHDHEQIPRLHTILHHRDHDNNNDDHHDVRPKGRHHVKFEDDRRRAVNGLPNGHTESTKRARDQVTQDQAIVKCSYLSNELVRMSELLDTMDPEELKSALKRRLKRKDAKLIMALSLLLPRHRHPPASQQHCVRCHKNYNPRFDSERCALSHPNNCVVKKKEHSTSTTFKCRACSTEFRLTKMTFYQEGVNSYMTGLCFSGKHTTNSKDVVYQCHGGPAKTCEDNGCVLYYV; translated from the exons ATGAAAGAGTTACATGATGAATCCGACACCTGTCAAAGTAACATCGATGCGGAAAACAGCAAGAACGGTACATCAAAGGAAAATGATGACCATCCCATAGAAGTAGGTGGTTCCATAGATGGCATGCCCTTTGTCATGGAGAGTTCGTTTGCCCGAAGTCTTCAACAAAGGACTAATCTTATGAGGCAGAGCAAGGTAGAACAGAGCACCGATAGCGATTCTGACGCTCCAAAAACGGAGTTGAGACGACACCTACTAGAGAATGGTATCGCCGGTGGTCGCCATGACTACCACAGACTACCAGAGGAAGCTGGTGATTTTGCCAGTGGAACGTCAAGCGACCTTCAATCAGCGCACAGTGAAATCGAGCATCCACAACACTACAGCAACATGCCGCGTCATCAGCAGATAAACGATTTAGCACGAAAGTTAGAAGACTCTGGTATCGGATTTGCGAACAGCGACTTGATCCATGAACGCGAAAATGGCCTGACTCCACTATCAAGCGACGGCAGCGTGCGGACACCATCTTCTACAGAAGAGCACAGGGATGTTCTCGAACATGACCACGAACAAATACCCCGGCTGCACACAATCCTACACCACCGGGACCACGACAACAACAACGATGATCATCACGACGTTCGTCCAAAGGGTCGTCATCATGTGAAGTTTGAAGATGACAGGAGACGAGCAGTGAACGGACTCCCTAACGGTCACACGGAGTCCACTAAGAGAGCTCGCGACCAGGTGACACAGGACCAGGCTATTGTGAAGTGCTCTTACCTTAGCAATGAGCTGGTGCGGATGTCGGAACTGTTGGATACAATGGACCCAGAG GAGCTGAAATCGGCCCTGAAGAGACGGTTGAAGCGGAAAGACGCCAAACTGATCATGGCGCTGAGCCTTCTCCTGCCCAGACACAGACACCCGCCCGCCTCTCAGCAGCACTGTGTCAGATGTCACAAGAACTACAACCCGAG gTTCGACTCTGAACGCTGTGCCCTGAGCCACCCAAACAACTGTGTAGTGAAGAAGAAGGAACACTCGACCAGCACGACCTTCAAATGTCGCGCATGCTCTACAGAGTTCCGTCTGACCAAGATGACGTTTTACCAGGAGGGCGTAAACTCCTATATGACGGGGCTGTGCTTCTCCGGTAAACACACTACTAACTCCAAGGACGTGGTGTACCAGTGCCACGGAGGACCTGCGAAAACGTGCGAGGACAACGGCTGTGTGTTGTATTATGTCTGA